The genomic region TTGTAGTAGACTCTAACAAGCCGTAGGTTTCATTCGTTGGATACCCGTCCTCCTGTGCCTAAGAAGGACCTTCTCACGCTGAACGATACTCGTAGCACGACTCGTTCTGGCGTGAGGAGGTCCTTCTTAAGCACAAGAGGACAGACGTTTTTCCCTTTGCTTTTCCGCATATGAAGTTCAATCAATTCCTGACCGATTCGGAGTCGAAGGCCTTTGACCTGGAGCACCGCCGTAAGATTCGCTTCAACATTGGCAAGTACAACGCCGCCGTGCAAACCGGCTTGGGGTTCTACAACGACCATGAACTGGCGCGGGAACGAGCATCCTACCTCAAGGCCAAGGTGATGAACCACCTCGACGAGTACTTGCTGGAGTTCGAGCGCAACTTCACGGCGCGAGGCGGCAAGGTGATTTGGGCGCAGGATGCCGCCGACGCGCTCCGGGAAATAGGTAAGATTATGGCGCGGCGCAAAGCCCGCACGGTGGTGAAAGCCAAAAGCATGACCACGGAGGAAATCCATTTGAACGATTTCCTCGGCAAAAACGGCATCGACTCGCTGGAAACCGATTTGGGTGAGTACATCGTGCAGCTGAACGGTGAGCGTCCCTACCACATCGTGACGCCGGCCATGCACCTAAGCAAAAAGGACATTGCCGATATTTTCGTGAAGCACCTGGGCATTGCCCCCACCGACGACGCTCAGCAACTGGTACTCACGGCCCGCCACCTGCTGCGCGACAAATACACCACGGCTGAGGTAGGCGTGACGGGTGGCAACTTCCTGATTGCGGATACCGGCGCTATTGCAGTCACCGAAAACGAAGGCAACGCCCGCCTCTCGGCCACGTTTCCGCGCACCCACATTGCCATTGTGGGCATCGAGAAGATGATTCCAAAGTTGCAGGACCTGGACTTGTTCTGGCCTTTGCTTAG from Hymenobacter aerilatus harbors:
- a CDS encoding LutB/LldF family L-lactate oxidation iron-sulfur protein, giving the protein MKFNQFLTDSESKAFDLEHRRKIRFNIGKYNAAVQTGLGFYNDHELARERASYLKAKVMNHLDEYLLEFERNFTARGGKVIWAQDAADALREIGKIMARRKARTVVKAKSMTTEEIHLNDFLGKNGIDSLETDLGEYIVQLNGERPYHIVTPAMHLSKKDIADIFVKHLGIAPTDDAQQLVLTARHLLRDKYTTAEVGVTGGNFLIADTGAIAVTENEGNARLSATFPRTHIAIVGIEKMIPKLQDLDLFWPLLSTSGTGQQVTVYNTIYTGPRQPLEKDGPEEMYVVLLDNGRTNLLAQPDKREALHCIRCGACLNVCPVYKNIGGHTYEATYSGPIGSVITPHLSGLAENKHLSYASSLCGACTSVCPVKINIHNLLLKNRQQSVQQGLADSEEQRAIYFWKLTMLNRRLLNLLPARAKNWALFRMLTLVGWNKRREALEVAPKSFNKLWKERR